One Purpureocillium takamizusanense chromosome 12, complete sequence DNA window includes the following coding sequences:
- a CDS encoding uncharacterized protein (EggNog:ENOG503P3WZ) has translation MAENKQAPQTTKTPFDQLSEQEKTQTWTEWVKDFKPPLGFGDMSEEDQKKTYMEWARDKYNEQYENWMPWIEDHFLKWFTKDNKASYATKDTLDKSKVTGVEQVDTLQDGVNNLVAGQVGQGGLLQPLGDLASKEGVNRAERQGKDDKGGYVPTTL, from the exons ATGGCCGAGAACAAGCAGGCGCCGCAGACCACCAAGACCCCCTTCGACCAGCTGTCGGAGCAGGAGAAGACGCAGACCTGGACCGAGTGGGTCAAGGACTTCAAGCCCCCGCTGGGCTTCGGCGACATGTCCGAGGAGGACCAGAAGAAGACGTACATGGAGTGGGCCAGGGACAAGTACAACGAGCAGTACGAGAACTGGATGCCGTGGATCGAGGACCACTTCCTCAAGTGGTTCACCAAGGATAACAAGGCGAGCTACGCGACAAAAG ATACCCTCGACAAGTCCAAAGTGaccggcgtcgagcaggtcgacACCCTGCAGGACGGCGTCAACAACCTCGTCGCGGGGCAGGTCGGCCAGGGTGGCTTGCTGCAGCCGCTCGGTGACCTGGCCTCGAAAGAGGGCGTCAACCGGGCGGAGCGACagggcaaggacgacaagggaGGATATGTCCCCACGACGTTGTAA
- a CDS encoding uncharacterized protein (COG:K~EggNog:ENOG503P29R): MYLRAVHADATLPMLRQLIRDNPLGILTTAIRSDSYPLIQSSHIPFILDVTDEADESELGILRGHLARQNPQSKAMMDAIVAQQQSPTAPNVLDDEVMVLFTAAAHHYVTPKFYAETKPSTGKVVPTWNYAAAQAYGRAKIFFDPKADETDAFLSRQIDDLSRHAETSVMGHTGVGDRPGSWSVSDAPEPYIKLLQKNIIGIEITMERLEGKFKMSQEMPRGDREGVIRGFQSLGSEVGSEMAELVRERARYKDAWKG; this comes from the coding sequence ATGTATCTGCGCGCCGTCCACGCCGATGCCACCCTCCCAATGCTGCGGCAGCTCATCAGGGACAACCCCCTCGGCatcctcaccaccgccatccgCTCCGATTCATACCCCCTGATACAGTCCAGCCATATCCCCTTCATCCTGGACgtgacggacgaggccgacgagtcCGAGCTCGGCATCCTCCGCGGCCACCTCGCGCGTCAGAACCCGCAGAGcaaggccatgatggacgccatcgtcgcccagcagcaaTCGCCCACTGCCCCAAACGTTCtagacgacgaggtcatgGTGCTCttcaccgcggcggcgcaccacTACGTCACGCCCAAGTTCTATGCGGAGACGAAACCCAGCACGGGCAAGGTGGTGCCCACCTGGAATTACGCCGCCGCACAGGCGTACGGCAGAGCCAAGATTTTCTTCGACCCAAAGGCAGACGAGACGGACGCGTTTCTCTCCCGGCAGATAGACGACCTGTCGAGGCACGCCGAGACCTCCGTCATGGGGCATACGGGCGTCGGGGACAGGCCCGGGTCCTGGAGCGTGTCCGACGCGCCGGAGCCCTACATCAAGCTGCTGCAGAAGAACATCATCGGCATCGAGATCACCATGGAGCGGCTCGAGGGCAAGTTCAAGATGAGCCAGGAGATGCCACGGGGAGACCGCGAGGGCGTCATACGCGGGTTCCAGAGTCTCGGGTCTGAGGTTGGTTCGGAGATGGCCGAGCTGGTCCGGGAGCGGGCCCGATATAAGGACGCGTGGAAAGGCTAG
- a CDS encoding uncharacterized protein (EggNog:ENOG503P33J~COG:E) — MGSQLHDVPTPSDGPERRKPSFKIRRAAPDDLAAVADIGSRVFSATFGHSVTEQQLQTYLDEAYSAAAIAADFADPNKIIIVATGSDGSSEGGARVVVVGFAQLTQGSREPCVEHLPAAIELQRLYVDSAFHGQGVGSVLMQEAERVARGLGCGNIWLGVWEENHRAQAVYAKLGFSKVGKHDFDVGGDIQTDEILVKALA, encoded by the coding sequence ATGGGCTCGCAGCTGCACGACGTGCCGACGCCAAGCGACGGTCCGGAAAGAAGAAAGCCTTCCTTCAAGAtacgccgcgccgcaccggacgacctcgccgccgtggcggacaTCGGATCGCGCGTCTTCTCCGCCACGTTTGGTCACTCCGTcaccgagcagcagctgcaaaCTTACCTGGACGAGGCCTactcggcagcggccatTGCCGCCGACTTTGCGGACCCGAACAAgatcatcatcgtcgcgacgggcagcgacggctcctcggagggcggcgcacgGGTAGTAGTAGTTGGCTTCGCGCAGCTGACGCAGGGGTCGAGGGAGCCCTGCGTCGAGCATCTGCCGGCAGCCAttgagctgcagcgcctgtACGTCGACTCGGCATTTCACGGTCAGGGCGTCGGCAGTGTGCTGATGCAGGAGGCCGAGCGCGTCGCTCGCGGCTTGGGATGCGGAAACATATGGCTGGGCGTCTGGGAAGAGAATCACCGGGCCCAGGCCGTGTACGCGAAGCTCGGGTTCAGCAAGGTCGGCAAGCATGACTTTGACGTGGGCGGGGATATACAGACGGATGAGATTTTGGTCAAGGCACTTGCATAG
- a CDS encoding Chitosanase (CAZy:GH75~EggNog:ENOG503P0XT~SECRETED:SignalP(1-18~SECRETED:cutsite=ASA-YE~SECRETED:prob=0.9482)~COG:G) codes for MLASLSTVLLALGAVASAYELPSNLKAIYDQHKSGSCSNSLSGTFGGGAVYCGDLANAVFLKGNDEYDNLDIDCDGANNSAGDCANDPSGQGQTSFVDTVKNYGISDLDANLHPYVVFGNEGASPSFNPQDHGIQPLSVMAVVCNNQVFYGVWGDTNGFTSTGEASLALGKLCFPDGGLSGDNGHDEKDVLYIGFSGDRAVPGKDGAAWTAGSTNEFEDSIQGLGDELVASLA; via the exons ATGCTCGCCTCCCTTTCCACCGTGTTGttggcgctcggcgccgtcgcctcggcctACGAGCTGCCATCCAATCTCAAGGCCATCTACGACCAGCACAAG TCTGGTAGCTGCTCCAACAGCCTCTCCGGCacgttcggcggcggcgccgtgtaCTGCGGCGACCTGGCCAACGCCGTGTTCCTCAAGGGCAACGACGAGTACGACAACCTCGACATCGactgcgacggcgccaacaaCTCGGCCGGCGACTGCGCCAACGACCCGTCCGGACAGGGGCAGACGTCCTTTGTCGACACGGTCAAGAACTACGGCATCTCGGATCTCGACGCCAACCTCCATCCCTACGTCGTCTTTGGCAACGAGGGGGCCAGTCCGTCGTTTAACCCTCAGGACCACGGCATCCAGCCTCTGAGTGTCATGGCCGTTGTTTGCAATAACCAAGTA TTCTACGGCGTCTGGGGAGATACCAACGGATTCACCTCGACCGGCGAGGCGTCCCTGGCACTGGGCAAGCTGTGCTTCCCCGACGGCGGGCTCTCGGGCGACAACGGACACGACGAAAAGGACGTCTTGTACATTGGCTTCAGCGGCGACCGTGCCGTGCCCGGCAAGGATGGCGCGGCGTGGACCGCGGGGAGCACGAACGAGTTTGAGGATAGCATCCAGGGCttgggcgacgagcttgtcgcCAGTCTCGCGTAG
- the PHO89_1 gene encoding Na+/Pi symporter (TransMembrane:11 (o6-24i44-64o84-105i117-138o150-173i185-209o224-248i463-483o503-521i528-546o552-577i)~EggNog:ENOG503NUM9~COG:P), translating into MVLHQFDYIFAIGTIFAFLDAWNIGANDVANSWTTSVSSRSISYIQAMVLGSILEFAGAVGVGARVADTIRTKVVNVDQFEENPALLMVGMMCAILGSSLWLTFCTKVGLTVSTTHSIMGGVIGMGVALVGVNGITWADFSKGDISSGVVSVFLAWIIAPGLSAAFAIIIFLVTKYAVLLRSKPVLRGLVLVPVYFGITASLLVMLIVWKGGSINVNWMTNAQIAGIVVGAGAAWAMLVAVFLVPWLYRIVVKDDWQLRWYHIALGPLLLRRPEPPVQPEGAKGGIRDFYEGHLTKEQMEELLTSERVRDEENTVNEAKTAATDAVSDNVRSDNGQLEEDAQPPADSFPQEKKIVGPKPEGPWYDGAVLFWYFKWLFLRGVDQDIVNLQHKRTFLSGDLAAIHSHVPHYDNKAEYLYTFVQIMTACTASFTHGANDVANAIAPYATIYQIWQSGALKGSKSDVPIWILCFGGAGIALGIWTYGYNIMKVLGNRLTLHSPSRGFAMELGAACTIILATRLKLPVSTTQCIAGATVGVGLCSGTWRSINWRVVTWIYMGWIVTLPIAALISGCICGIIINAPRWGYRGY; encoded by the exons ATGGTTCTCCACCAGTTCGACTACATTTTTGCCATTGGCACCATCTTTGCGTTTCTCGACGCCTGGAACATTG GTGCCAACGATGTCGCCAACTCGTGGACCAcgtccgtctcgtcgcgGTCCATCTCCTACATCCAGGCCATGGTGCTCGGATCCATCCTCGAgttcgccggcgccgtcggcgtgggcgccCGCGTGGCAGACACGATCCGGACAAAGGTCGTCAACGTTGACCAGTTCGAGGAGAACCCGGCGCTGCTCATGGTCGGCATGATGTGCGCCATCCTGGGATCGTCGCTGTGGCTCACGTTCTGCACCAAGGTCGGCCTCaccgtgtcgacgacgcactCCATCATGGGGGGCGTCATCGGCATGGGCGTCGCGCTGGTGGGCGTCAACGGCATCACCTGGGCCGACTTTAGCAAGGGCGACATCAGCTCCGGCGTCGTGTCCGTCTTCCTGGCCTGGATCATCGCGCCcgggctgtcggcggcgtttgccatcatcatcttcctcgtcacgAAATACGCGGTCCTGCTGCGCAGCAAGCCCGTGCTGCGCggcctcgtgctcgtgcCCGTCTACTTTGGCATcaccgcctcgctgctcgtcATGCTCATCGTCTGGAAGGGCGGCTCCATCAACGTCAACTGGATGACCAACGCGCAGATCGCGGGCAtcgtggtcggcgccggcgccgcgtgGGCCATGCTCGTtgccgtcttcctcgtcccgTGGCTGtaccgcatcgtcgtcaaggacGACTGGCAGCTTCGCTGGTACCACATCGCGCTcggcccgctgctgcttcgccgCCCGGAGCCCCCGGTCCAGCCCGAGGGCGCCAAGGGGGGCATTCGTGACTTTTACGAGGGCCATCTGACCAAGGAACAAATGGAGGAGCTACTCACTTCTGAGAGGGTCCGCGATGAGGAGAACACGGTCAACGAGGCCaagaccgccgccacggacgcCGTGTCGGACAACGTCCGTTCGGACAATGGGCagttggaggaggatgcccAGCCTCCTGCGGACAGTTTCCCGCAGGAGAAGAAGATTGTCGGCCCCAAGCCCGAGGGGCCGTGGTACGACGGCGCGGTTCTCTTCTGGTACTTCAAGTGGCTCTTCCTCCGCGGCGTGGACCAGGACATTGTCAACCTGCAGCACAAGAGGACGTTCCTCTCCGGGGACCTCGCGGCTATCCACTCCCACGTGCCGCACTACGACAACAAGGCCGAGTATCTGTATACGTTTGTCCAGATCATGACGGCGTGCACGGCGTCATTCACCCATGGGGCCAATGACGTGGCCAACGCCATTGCCCCCTACGCCACCATTTATCAGATCTGGCAGTCTGGCGCCCTCAAGGGCAGCAAGTCCGATGTGCCCATTTGGATTCT GTGCTTTGGTGGTGCCGGCATCGCGCTCGGCATCTGGACCTACGGATACAACATCATGAAGGTCCTGGGCAACAGACTCACGCTGCACTCTCCCTCCCGCGGGTTCGCCATGGAGCTTGGCGCGGCTTGCACCATCATCCTGGCCACTCGTCTCA AGCTTCCCGTGTCGACTACGCAGTGCATCGCAGGCGCGacggtcggcgtcggcctgtGCTCGGGCACATGGAGGTCGATCAACTGGCGCGTCGTGACGTGGATCTACATGGGATGGATTGTCACTCTCCCCATCGCGGCGCTCATCTCGGGGTGCATctgcggcatcatcatcaacgcaCCTCGCTGGGGCTACAGGGGCTATTAG
- a CDS encoding uncharacterized protein (SECRETED:SignalP(1-18~SECRETED:cutsite=AQG-TD~SECRETED:prob=0.7522)), which produces MKLSVLPLLCVASLAAQGTDRYIPTKFPPKSLVERTEHGPLRPWRNPAPSRRDNPEEHARLCKGPDPKEERSFRKSEQCVGTREWCRKEYYLESSLPNEVWEWFLRPHLCMQSREPEPKA; this is translated from the coding sequence ATGAAGCTCTCAGTTCTTCCTCTGCTGTGTGTCGCCTCTCTGGCGGCTCAAGGTACCGATCGATATATTCCAACGAAGTTTCCACCCAAAAGCTTGGTTGAACGCACGGAGCATGGTCCTCTCCGTCCGTGGCGCAATCCCGCTCCTTCGAGGCGCGACAACCCAGAAGAGCACGCAAGGCTCTGCAAGGGACCCGACCCCAAAGAGGAACGGAGTTTCAGAAAATCGGAGCAATGTGTCGGCACGAGAGAATGGTGCCGCAAGGAATACTACCTGGAGAGTTCGCTTCCGAACGAGGTCTGGGAGTGGTTCCTACGACCTCATCTCTGCATGCAGAGTCGTGAGCCTGAGCCTAAGGCCTGA
- a CDS encoding uncharacterized protein (EggNog:ENOG503PE5D) has product MPLSRRKSCQACRVAKARCSRTSPCSRCQMRHESCDYGDSVAGWRGTRHQPQAMASASTHSPGDSELLDGHAALYRNQAANGTESGPTEVTTGLPDPHGLTTDTEAGENVLPWLPWSYADSLDQLDAQSYEKLRPVIEKTKPHLSFLNSAGSAPRMRLPYTSHHANHSISFSSSNDSTMNLSVSSLTSKVLISQLLSYPGMMLGNQLPPFIFPSCTLGESCTGARGHQCLPTSLAICRAIVSMFDTMTPSNQEFIWSTVCREAERLRRESSTDRFQLLGNLQSCMIYMLLCAKYLQQIGAAKALGVVSATRVLGKRLNALYDYTSGASSARIANRHDWIFIESARRTICVLYGIDLLFDVFSEGLERCHGYLLVPLPCKRDLWEPVSDQVWKTRYRHSMSGHGGNSRDVLRIGALRASQDPSVTVSESGGNSPCSCDMSKVSDWCEGADELGTLIWMAVMLERGK; this is encoded by the exons ATGCCTCTATCTCGGAGAAAGTCCTGTCAGGCCTGCCGAGTTGCCAAGGCCCGGTGTTCACGGACCAGCCCTTGCAGCAGATGCCAGATGCGACATGAATCTTGCGACTACGGCGATTCGGTCGCAGGATGGCGGGGTACTCGGCATCAGCCACAGGCCATGGCGTCTGCTTCAACGCACAGCCCTGGGGACTCTGAACTGTTGGATGGACACGCTGCTCTTTACCGAAATCAAGCAGCTAATGGAACCGAGAGCGGCCCGACTGAAGTCACCACAGGATTGCCCGACCCCCATGGCTTGACCACGGAcaccgaggccggcgagaaTGTCCTTCCATGGCTACCTTGGTCGTACGCTGACAGCCTTGACCAACTCGATGCTCAATCTTATGAAAAATTGCGGCCAGTCATCGAGAAGACGAAGCCTCACTTATCGTTTCTCAacagcgcgggcagcgctCCCCGGATGCGACTACCATACACTTCGCATCATGCCAACCACAGCATCTCCTTCTCATCTTCCAATGACTCCACTATGAACCTCAGTGTCTCTTCCTTAACATCCAAGGTTCTGATTTCTCAATTGTTGTCCTACCCGGGCATGATGCTCGGGAATCAGCTGCCGCCGTTCATCTTTCCGTCTTGCACGCTGGGAGAATCTTGCACTGGGGCTCGCGGCCACCAGTGTCTACCAACGTCGTTGGCCATTTGCCGTGCTATCGTTTCCATGTTTGATaccatgacgccgtcgaATCAAGAGTTCATCTGGAGTACTGTCTGCAGAGAAGCGGAGAGGCTCCGCCGCGAG TCGTCTACAGATCGTTTCCAATTACTTGGTAACCTTCAGTCTTGCATGATATACATGCTGCTGTGCGCAAAGTACCTGCAGCAAATTGGCGCGGCCAAAGCGCTGGGCGTTGTCAGTGCTACCAGG GTCCTGGGCAAGCGATTGAATGCCCTTTACGATTATACATCTGGTGCTTCGAGTGCTCGGATAGCAAACAGACACGACTGGATATTCATAGAGAGTGCCAGAAG AACAATTTGCGTACTCTACGGTATCGACTTACTATTTGATGTGTTTTCAGAGGGCCTGGAGAGGTGCCATGGCTACCTCCTCGTTCCGCTTCCCTGTAAGCGAGACCTGTGGGAGCCCGTGTCTGATCAGGTCTGGAAGACGCGGTACAGACATTCGATGTCGGGCCATGGAGGAAACTCTAGAGATGTTCTACGGATCGGCGCATTGAGAGCTTCACAGGATCCATCAGTAACGGTGTCCGAAAGCGGCGGGAATTCCCCTTGTTCCTGCGATATGTCGAAGGTTTCGGATTGGTGTGAGGGCGCTGACGAACTGGGGACGTTGATATGGATGGCAGTAATGCTGGAGCGTGGGAAATAA
- a CDS encoding uncharacterized protein (EggNog:ENOG503PG1H) — protein MSLRMYVKAASCTRIPFAPVAHHQHMRAAAVGIAAAVSAAWGIRGRSGLSTGAQVDRAFYSTKKCVLVEENMPPNWREKLREFEANLDRPELERRLEALQQPSHLEGVERALDSAQLRPGASWGLAVYRTDYKDDAKWQEMCARLEMDVRESSEYYVDNGIFDRHRFVFMDDKARFDGASPAQVRVHFEQWAKEELARDWAVQPVTEDMHQTMYGPPDKPNHGAITSVGTRYNVCMVIDDVCLQSLDRAGGLAAAFVMLVNRDSSLSREATEEYEHPDYTEGWMYDHNEGPGGWIYISMWDYVDTYNALSESDEWVERFMWPSMVYGTMGLGLERSPAFWRQETLTKEGTAEKK, from the coding sequence ATGTCTCTGCGCATGTACGTCAAAGCCGCGTCGTGCACCCGAATACCGTTCGCACCGGTAGCCCACCATCAACATATGCGAGCCGCGGCAGTCGGCATAGCAGCTGCCGTTTCGGCTGCCTGGGGTATTCGGGGTCGCTCCGGCCTCTCGACTGGGGCCCAGGTAGATCGAGCCTTCTACTCGACCAAGAAGtgcgtgctcgtcgaggaaaACATGCCGCCGAACTGGAGGGAAAAGTTGAGGGAGTTCGAAGCCAATTTGGATAGGCCAGAGCTTGAGAGACGCTTAGAGGCTCTCCAGCAGCCGTCTCATCTCGAGGGAGTCGAGAGGGCGCTTGATAGTGCGCAACTCAGACCGGGCGCATCGTGGGGACTCGCCGTCTACCGCACGGATTATAAAGACGATGCCAAGTGGCAGGAGATGTGCGCGCGCCTAGAGATGGATGTGCGCGAGTCCTCCGAGTATTATGTTGACAATGGCATCTTTGACCGCCATCGATTCGTCTTCATGGACGACAAGGCACGGTTCGATGGAGCCTCTCCTGCTCAGGTTCGAGTTCATTTTGAGCAATGGGCCAAGGAAGAACTAGCGCGGGACTGGGCCGTGCAGCCGGTGACGGAGGACATGCACCAAACGATGTATGGACCACCCGATAAGCCCAATcacggcgccatcaccaGTGTCGGCACGCGGTACAACGTTTGCATGGTGATCGACGATGTGTGCCTACAATCTTTGGATCGGGCCGGGGGTCTTGCGGCTGCGTTCGTCATGCTGGTCAATAGGGATTCCAGCCTCTCCCGTGAGGCAACGGAAGAGTACGAACACCCTGACTATACGGAGGGATGGATGTATGACCACAATGAGGGCCCGGGCGGGTGGATCTACATCAGCATGTGGGACTACGTCGACACGTACAACGCCTTGAGTGAATCCGATGAATGGGTAGAAAGATTCATGTGGCCTTCTATGGTTTACGGCACCATGGGTCTGGGCCTTGAGAGGTCGCCGGCATTCTGGAGGCAAGAGACTCTTACCAAAGAGGGAACTGCTGAGAAAAAGTGA
- a CDS encoding uncharacterized protein (COG:O~SECRETED:SignalP(1-19~SECRETED:cutsite=VSA-AD~SECRETED:prob=0.7155)~EggNog:ENOG503P2U8), with the protein MHRSTLVATNILLAVSVSAADVNPDAQGACEPTRGGSGACGPNGSEQWLNTGLKGSGWEPPFLDINKLSHMSLEDYYKGVGKPCQKYDEYFRGSGAKYDVDPAILAFLAMQESSCNADAGGPTPGLMQCDPGNCQNGKGSCQYPVGDNTDCGAHVLRQALDGAGGDAVHALGSYNGWFTAGDGTGLNGGKGLTEGYPCSDEGKAHGVPQNLNYLHETLNGWFQGYDMYGDDRDLDGEYDCDQGCNGGGDLC; encoded by the coding sequence ATGCACCGCTCTACTTTAGTCGCCACCAACATCCTCCTCGCGGTGAGcgtgagcgccgccgacgtcaacCCCGACGCCCAAGGCGCGTGCGAGCCGACccggggcggcagcggcgcgtgCGGGCCCAACGGCTCCGAGCAGTGGCTCAACACGGGGCTCAAGGGCTCGGGCTGGGAGCCGCCCTTTCTCGACATCAACAAGCTGTCGCACATGTCGCTCGAGGACTACTACAAGGGCGTGGGCAAGCCGTGCCAAAAGTACGACGAGTACTTCCGCGGCTCCGGGGCCAAGTACGacgtcgacccggccatcctcgccttcctcgccatgcAGGAGTCGTCGTGCAACGCCGACGCGGGGGGTCCCACGCCGGGCCTCATGCAGTGCGACCCGGGCAACTGCCAGAACGGCAAGGGCAGCTGCCAGTACCCCGTCGGGGACAACACCGACTGCGGCGCCCACGtgctgcggcaggcgctcgacggcgcgggcggcgacgcggtgcaCGCGCTGGGCTCCTACAACGGCTGGTtcacggcgggcgacggcacggGGCTCAACGGCGGGAAAGGCCTGACGGAGGGGTACCCTTGCTCGGACGAGGGAAAGGCCCACGGCGTGCCGCAGAACCTCAACTACCTCCACGAGACGCTCAACGGCTGGTTCCAGGGCTACGACATgtacggcgacgaccgggacctcgacggcgagtaTGATTGCGACCAGGGGTGTAACGGGGGCGGGGATTTGTGTTGA
- the GAL80 gene encoding transcription regulator gal80 (EggNog:ENOG503NYVD~COG:G~COG:Q) has product MAPTRVGIIGLSTAQKPGGAGAWAASTHLPSLQSLPEYEIVALANSTVESAKRSIAAHNLPATTKAYGSPEDIASDPEVDLVVVSVQVGKHYKLVKPALLQKKQVFVEWPLAVTMDEVEELAQLARDGDIATAVGVQSRAAPAVQKLKEIVSSGQLGRIISSTVVASTARIDTEKWPENLTYYLDASSGGNEYTIAFGHFLDAFVHVLGGLTDTQAILKTQYKTSQLVGSDGQLLNRTVQKTAPDHILVQGITEGGAVASIAFRKPKGPVDDTGIRWIITGTEGEASIVGDGWWQMMDKELKLQVKVGTEPTQTIDFDSYRVPAVEKVSPLAANVASLYDGFAKGDTTKYATFESAARTHRILERIKKAAIVQ; this is encoded by the exons ATGGCCCCGACCCGAGTTGGCATCATCGGCTTGTCCACGGCTCAGAAACCCGGAGGCGCCGGGGCCTGGGCCGCCTCTACCCATCTACCTTCTCTCCAGAGCCTGCCCGAGTACGAGATCGTCGCACTCGCAAATTCGACGGTCGAGTCGGCGAAGAGGTCCATTGCCGCCCACAATCTCCCGGCGACTACCAAGGCATACGGAAGCCCCGAAGACATTGCCAGCGACCCTGAAGTTGACCTAGTCGTGGTGTCCGTGCAGGTCGGGAAGCACTATAAGCTTGTCAAGCCTGCTCTTctgcagaagaagcaggTATTTGTGGAGTGGCCGCTGGCCGTGACAATGGACGAagtcgaggagctcgctcAGCTGGCCAGAGATGGCGACATAGCCACCGCCGTGGGGGTCCAGTCtcgagcagcaccggccGTCCAAAAGCTGAAGGAGATAGTCTCCAGTGGCCAGCTGGGGAGAATTATCAGTTCCACAGTTGtagcgtcgacggcaaggatTGACACGGAGAAATGGCCCGAAAACTTGACGTATTACTTGGACGCCTCGAGTGGAGGTAACGAGTACACAATTGCCTTTGGTCATT TCCTCGATGCGTTCGTTCACGTCCTGGGTGGCCTCACCGACACGCAAGCCATTCTGAAGACCCAATACAAGACCTCACAGCTGGTCGGCTccgacggccagctcctAAATCGCACAGTCCAGAAGACAGCTCCAGATCACATCCTCGTGCAAGGAATCACCGAAGGGGGTGCTGTTGCATCAATTGCCTTTAGGAAACCCAAGGGCCCGGTTGACGACACCGGGATTCGCTGGATAATCACCGGAACCGAAGGCGAAGCTTCCATTGTAGGAGATGGGTGGTGGCAGATGATGGACAAGGAGTTGAAGCTGCAAGTCAAGGTTGGCACTGAACCAACGCAGACGATCGACTTTGACTCGTATAGAGTCCCTGCAGTGGAAAAGGTGTCGCCACTGGCCGCGAACGTCGCCTCTTTATATGATGGCTTTGCGAAGGGCGATACGACAAAGTATGCGACCTTCGAGTCCGCTGCGAGGACGCACCGCATCCTAGAGAGGATCAAGAAAGCTGCCATTGTACAGTAG